A portion of the Tiliqua scincoides isolate rTilSci1 chromosome 3, rTilSci1.hap2, whole genome shotgun sequence genome contains these proteins:
- the LOC136644082 gene encoding putative lysosomal acid lipase/cholesteryl ester hydrolase encodes MWLFMVVACWILQPANTELIKRHVNPQEFMNISEIIDYWGYPSEEYEILTADGYFLQVNRIPYGVHSPGKTGHRPVILLVHGLPTEGRCWIMNLPGNSLAFVLADAGYDVWILNCRGTTWSRKHLDLSIDQQQFWDFSVHEVGMYDVPATINFILQKTKQHALYYMGHSQGSAAGLIAFSVLPQLAQKVKLFISLAPVYTLVNTKGLFKILLSIPENLAKLIWGTRELSFASKHVKANCAKICSYEGIDQLCLQFVYTAAGFNENNQNVSLVDEYVAFCPDYTSVKTGIHWQQVFKSKQFKYFDYGTRNKEVYNMTTPPFYKVEDMMVPTAVWYGGNDFVVSKKSVEKLLPRISHLVFQKYIPSWNHIDFIVGLDAPELLYHDMLLLMQQYK; translated from the exons ATGTGGCTGTTTATGGTGGTGGCATGCTGGATCCTACAGCCTGCAAATACAGAGTTAATAAAAAGACACGTGAATCCTCAAGAATTTATGAATATT agTGAAATTATTGACTATTGGGGATACCCCAGTGAAGAGTATGAAATTCTGACAGCAGATGGCTATTTTCTACAGGTAAACAGAATTCCTTATGGAGTGCACAGTCCTGGAAAGACAG GACATAGGCCAGTTATATTACTGGTACATGGTCTTCCAACTGAGGGCAGGTGCTGGATAATGAATCTCCCCGGCAACAGTCTGGCATTTGTCCTAGCAGATGCTGGCTATGATGTCTGGATTCTAAATTGCAGAGGGACCACCTGGTCTAGAAAGCACCTGGATCTGTCCATTGACCAGCAACAATTTTGGGATTTCAG TGTTCATGAAGTAGGGATGTATGATGTTCCAGCAACAATAAACTTTATTCTGCAGAAAACTAAGCAACATGCATTATATTATATGGGCCATTCCCAGGGTTCTGCAGCAG GCCTCATTGCCTTTTCAGTCCTGCCTCAGTTGGCTCAAAAGGTCAAACTCTTCATCAGCCTTGCTCCTGTCTACACACTGGTGAACACCAAAGGTTTATTTAAAATCCTTCTGTCAATACCAGAAAACTTGGCAAAA CTTATATGGGGGACGAGAGAACTCAGTTTTGCTAGTAAACATGTGAAAGCCAACTGTGCCAAAATATGCAGCTATGAAGGGATAGACCAACTTTGTCTCCAATTTGTCTACACAGCAGCAGGATTTAATGAGAATAATCAAAATGTG AGTCTAGTAGATGAGTATGTTGCATTTTGTCCTGATTATACTTCTGTGAAGACAGGAATCCATTGGCAACAG GTATTCAAATCAAAGCAATTTAAATATTTTGACTATGGAACCAGGAACAAGGAAGTTTACAACATG ACTACACCTCCATTTTATAAAGTAGAAGATATGATGGTGCCAACAGCTGTGTGGTATGGTGGAAATGACTTTGTTGTATCCAAAAAAAGTGTTGAAAAGTTGCTCCCTCGCATCTCTCATTTAGTTTTCCAAAAGTACATTCCCTCTTGGAATCATATAGATTTCATCGTgggtcttgatgctccagagcttcTATATCATGATATGCTTCTTCTGATGCAGCAATACAAATAA